Sequence from the Rutidosis leptorrhynchoides isolate AG116_Rl617_1_P2 chromosome 3, CSIRO_AGI_Rlap_v1, whole genome shotgun sequence genome:
TAACATTGACAAATCGTTGAATTAGCAACGGCCCAACATACCCGACGCTTAGCTTAACCGTCGCTAAAACTCCAGTAAACGCTATATCTTTCCAATAGCAACGAATTAGTGTGGTTCGAACTGGATGTTTTGAATTCTCTTCGGGTTTGGGCCAGTTTTGTTCGAACATTAGTGACATTTTTTCGGCTCGGTGTTCGGGTGAAAGCGTCGGGATATCATCGATTGTTAATGTCGTTTTGTAACCCTTTTTTAGCAACGGATTTAACCATAACCAAAATGTTTTCGAAATGATTGAAGCAGACGCCCATCCGCTTACATTCGATGATTTGTTGAGCTCGTCGAGTTTAGATTCTGGTGTCACTGAAATCCCAGTTGAACCGTATAACGACGCAATCAAGAAGAAAGCAGAAAACGGTAGAGAAATCGATGTAATTACGTCACTAATTTTCGATAACTGAAAATTGTTAACTAAACCAACAATGCTCGAATATGCGATTAGTGCAATAGCGACGAAATTCGCTGCCCAAAATATACGAACCGAAACAGGATGAGTTATTGACTGAATTTTCGTCTCGTGAAAGATCAAAATCGCGATTGTAACGAACGATATGGCTTGAATTAACCAACATATTCCATTGATCAACTTCAATGTTGTTTCGGTGCTTTCTATAATACCGAAAACGGATAAAACCGTCGCTAAAACAGCTAACACTATGGAAGCTAGAAGACATAACTTGAACCAGATATTGGTTTGGACAGAAACTGGAGATTTAGCAACGAGTGGTTCGATAATCGTTTTATCATTACTGTTTTGTGAGGTGGATTTCGAATAGAGCTTTCGAATTGCAAAAACGAATGTGATAAACAGAAATATGGAATCAATGGAAGCTAAAAGTAGTTTTTGTGAACATGGAGATAATAAAATGAATGAGATCATTGAAGTGTTTGCTTCTGTTGCTGAATTTGAAACACAGAGTGGAGATGTTATTAGTGACATAAAAGTCATTTTGTCACTAAAAGATTTCAAAGTCAATGCAAGGgtcttggttttttttttttttttttttttttttacgaggaaccctacTATAGGccagagcacattggcccccccaccgcaggtaaaccccgggtaaacggcaagccagccctccaccgctaccaggtaaggcattctccagtttggtcattaaatgcgggcaccccttaggattgaacccgagacctccccttcACTGAAAGTGCTGGTGGTCACCCAGGCTAGGCCTGGATGGTTGGGTCTTGGTTTTGTTGATCTGCAATAAAAGAAGTAGAAAATCAAAACAGATATTGGGACTTTAATAAGAGGGAAATAAATAATGTGAAGCAGGTGGAGGATACACACAAATCATGAGTTCCAGGaaatcatatttatatttttatatacatacatatattattacatatttacgtatacatatcatAAAAAATAGAAAATATATAACGTATACGACTATAAATCCAACtaacatatataaaatatttagTTACATGCTTCGCTGAGCCAATATACGTTCCTGACGGAATGGTTATCGTTTTACAAAACTGTGTGtttaacaaaataaaaatataacaaAAAACACACTAGTTAAACCTACTAAATACACATAatctaatttttaaaatttaatcaatcaaacccacGTTATTTAGTGATTTAAATTGTTAACAAAAAAAGAATAATGTTAAGCAAAAGTAAATAATAGAGAGTAATTGTTATTTACAACTTATTTATGCACATTAACAACATCTAATATGTTATTgttagaaaaattaaataaatatgtatatagtaaaaaaaaaaaaaaaaaaaagttcgaaACTTCAAACTAATTAAAATGTAAAACCCATTTTAGATTTTTTGTAACTAAACACAAAAAGGAAAAAATTTATCTCACTACTTCACTTATCTATCCATATTGCAATATATGTtaaaaatatgaaaaaaaaaaaaattaaaaaaaaaatgttgcTCATTAATCATTAGCACCTATTAAGTCCCACTAATGCTCATTTGGTTCAAACgacaaatgataataaaaattttaaaccaaacgacatatCAAACTGGGATATTCTATACATGTATAATAATTAATCTTTCATGTGTTATTTTGGACAAATGTTCATTTTTTGGGTTGGCAGTCATTTACTTAGCTATGAATAGAAGTAACATGGACATATTAAGGGTGTGAGTCTCTACGTCTACGCAGAGGACCAAATTCAAGAATCGGAAATAAATAATATCAGAATGCACTGGGAGTAGGTATTTATTTATTAACTACCTTAAAATTCGAAATCTTGCATATATATCTtattagatagatagatagatagataatacaaaaaaaaaatttattttttcacGCACCTTTGTTACATTTTTAAATTTTTGACACTTATGAAAGTAAAGAATTTTTTACGGTCATTTGAAATATTTTGACAGTTTAAAGGTTAAAAAGATTAACATTCGAGAGTGTGAAAAACAAAAAACTTTATGACATTTTAAAacgcaaaaaataaaaaaaaattgaaacaagTGGAAGCCAATGAAAAACAAATTTTTTGACAATTGAAAGCGTCACAAAGTACCTAATCACTCTCTCTCAAGATAAATTGATAAGCCGGGCATTCCGGCCCACCAAGCGAAACAACCAAGATATATAGGCCTGTCTGCCATCCACACCAGAATAAATAGAGTTTTTCGAAAAGACCTGCTAGTGGAGGAAGCTAGGCTTCTCTGGTACGAAATGAGCCACTTCGAATAGATTCATTGCCTCGACCCTGCCTTCAGCATCCCACTCCTTGCGTTAAGGTAGAAGGTTCCTAGTTTTAATTTAAGTtgatttaaaaaagaaaaaaaaatcaataatAATCGTTAAACCTTCACATGAAAAATGACTCCATTGCTAGCTCATGAAAATTGATAAAGAAATACTGTAGTAGAATAATACAATATGTAAAGCTTAAAAAAAAAGGTTGTAGCAAGAAGAGAGTTGTGTGGcacctttttcttgtataatggaAGATGAACTCAAATCGCCATTGGTGTATGGTTCAGTCAAAGCATGTCATGAACACGAAATAAACACAGGCTTTAATAACATTTGGCTCATCTGCATACATATAGTAGTATCATACTGTCGTTCCTCGTGGGCCTAACCATTAGGAATATATCATGTGGTTATGAATCGATTTAAATCGTACTCCGTattctactactactattattttaAGAGAGACTAATTGATTTGTCCACTCTAAGTACATACTCCGTATAATGTTTAGCCATTTTTTAGAAAAAGTTAGCGAAAGTACTCTTTAAGTTCACAATTCGTCAACTTGCAACACCTAATCTGACCCTTGTGTGTTGCGAACCTAAAAAATATTTTCACTGATTATACTTTTAGAAAGGTTAAATACGCCTAAAAGACAATTTCATTAAAAGAAATCTATTTACAAACATGTTGCCATTATAAAAAATTTACAAATTCATTAAATCCCTTAATTTAGTTACCTCATTATTTCGAGGTTTTAAATTTGTGTTTTGATGAGTCACGTGTTTTGAAAATTTTCAAATACAAAATTAAATCATGTAGAGTTTGCAAATAGTTGCATGGATGATTCTTTTCTCAATTTTAATCTGGATGACTTTAAAGTTTCAATCGTTTCAACTAAGATCCCAACTATAACGATCGTTAATTCTTCGTCTTTAAGTGTGATCATGTGCATGGCACGtgaaaataattttatcaattcaCATTTTCCTTTCTCTTCTCTTTCATTTCTGTGAATCTTCTCTTTCATTTCCGTCTTCACAGTGGCGAATCTTAGATGAAACTCTAATGGGGTCCTAAAAAAACTATCAAACTTAAATATATTTGAAAGGCATTTTGGTGGTTGTTTACCTCCAAAAAAccataaattttaataatatatgggatcatatatttaaatttattaatgtCCTGTAAAATTTAAATAATACATCATATAATAAAAATTCACACTAGTGGGATCATAGGACCCCGCCCTTCATGCTCTACACTCGCCcttgcatcttcatcttcatctccatcTCCATACCCATTGACGTATTGACGTAcatatttgcaaaaaaaaaaattaagcatgCGAGATACCAATTATATATGTTGTACTTGTATAGTCAAAATAAAGGTGAGGCGAATTAGGAATACCTCAAGTTAAAAAGCCATGCTACACTTGCTAAAAGTTAACAAAATTTAATTTACAAAATTAGGTGGACGATTATATTATGGGAGAAAAGTATGAagaagagagagatgagagagattcTAGGAGAGAGAAAGGTGAGGGAAAACAACCAAACACGAGCGACGGAAAGGGAGAGATTCACGGCGGGCACGAGTAATTTTCGAGGGAAATACAATGGTGACTCTAGGAATGACTTTAGGTGGATCTTCGGCACGAGATTGACGTCTTTCATGTTCTTCAACTTCCATGACGGGTGGACAATCACTAATTTGTGGAAAATTTTCAAAAATTACGGATCGGTCCGGGACGTTTACATAGCCAGAAATAGACTAAAGAATGGCTGCAAATTCGCTTTTGTTCGTTTCGGGGATGTAACGAACGAAGATTTTCTATTCAGATCTTTAGAGGGGATTTATTTTGGAGAAAATAAAATTAGGGTGTTCAAGGTAACAGAGAGAAAAAAGATCCCAGAAAGACAAACTTCTTTCCCTAATTATGGTGAAACAAACAGACAATTTCATGCTGGATATTCCGGTGTCAAAGTAACGGAAGGGTGGTCCTTCAGAGATGCAGTCCACAAGAAGGGTGATTTAAGGGAAAGGTTAGATAAGAAAAAATTCATAAGAAGGGGGAAGATTTTCCAGTATTGAAACCGATCAACCGAAGCAATGATCTAAGAGATAAGTTAAACCAAAAGAAAGTGGAAAGAGGTAATAGAGAGAGACCGCGTAGACAGTTTACAGCGGCTAAGATGGTGGAGATTGAAGATGATAATAACAACGACAAGATACTGCAGTCATCAATCATTGGGGAAGTGTCATCACTCGAAATGCTGGGAAAAGTGGATTCATTATGTAGGATGCAAGGGTTTATTAATTATCAGATAAAATACATCGGTGGTCTACAAGTCATGATAATTTTAGATTCACAGGCAACTGCAACCAACATTCTGTCCAACCCTAATATTCCGATTCATAATTGGCTCAAAAGAATACACAGTGGGGAAGATCAACAATCAACGAGTAGGCTAACATGGATCTCAATAAGAGGTGTCCCGGTATCATGCTGGAATAAGAACACCTTCAAATCGATAGCGATATGGTGGGGGTCAATTCTGGAAATGGAAAATTGTGAAATAAGTAATGAAGAGCATCATAATCTTATTTTGGGGAAAGTGTTGATAAAGTGTGGTCTCATCCAAAAGTATCAATGAACAAATTATGTTAAAACATAAATCTAAAGTGGTTCATATCAATGTATATGAGGAACAACATATGGAAATTGAGATAGTTTTCCAGAATCCAAATGAAGAAGTAAATGGTCCAGAGATTAATTTTAGTCCAAAAGCAAGCTTCAAGGAAAATAGTGATAATGAAGAAGATGATCTTGATGAGGGCAATGATAGCTTTGATACAGAAGACGAAGATGATTTCCAGGTAGATGACACATTTGACAATAGTGATGAGGATTCCGGTGATGAAGATACGAAGGCTGCCAGAATTGATGAAGGCAAGCCGGATAATTCAAAAGTTGAAGATCAGGAGTCGGCCTTGGGAAATGGGGGAAAAAATCATTATGGCATCGGTGGTCTCGAGAAGTCAGATGGTAATTCCAAGagcaaaaaccctaaccctaatgatGAGGTAGACATTGTATTGGAAACCCAAAAACCGTTACCCTCCCCTCTCACTAATAATAACTGTAACCTAGGTAACCCTAAACCTATCACCCCACAATTCTCGTACACGTGTCATAGTGAGCCAACAAAAGTTAAAAACCCATCGTATAATAAAATAAGCAATTCAGTACCCCTAATCAATCGAATAAAACACTCATATCTAGTAGTAAACCAATTCACCTCAACCCATAAATATTGCGAGCCCAACAAATCACCCAACTCctaaaatgaaaggacccgtcctaatctatccagatgaagtccgtatcgattataaacgattcacaatagttgattacatcgcgaggtacttgacctctatatgatacattttacaaacattgcattcgtttttgaaaagacaatatttcattatatcgaaagttgacggcatgcataccatttcataatgtatctaactataattgacttaataataatcttgatgaactcaatgactcgaatgcaacgtcttttgaaatatatcatgaatgacttcaagtaatatctctaaaatgagcaaatgaacagcggaagatttctttcgtacctgagaataaacatgctttaaagtgtcaaccaaaaggttggtgagttcattagtttatcataaataatcatttcataattttaatagaccacaagatttcatatttccatttctcataaacatacgtcccatacatagagacaaaaatcattcatatggattgaacacctggtaaccgacattcacaataagcatataagaatatccccatcattccgggatcctccttcggacatgatataaatttcgaagtactaaagcatccggtactttggatggggcttgttgggcccgatagatctatctttagagttcgcgtcaattagggtgtctgttccctaattcttagattaccagacttaataaaaaggggcatattcggtttaataattcaaccatagaatgtagtttcatttactcgtgtctatttcgtaaaacagttataaaagcagcgcatgtattctcagtcccaaaaatatatatagcaaaagcatttaaaaagggagcaaatgaaactcacgcatataattattgtaaaacagttaataaagcattttcatgtattctcagtcccaaaaatgtaaagagtaaaagggaatcaaataaactcacgcatataaatattgtaaaacagttaataaagcatttgcatgtattctcagcccaaaaatatatataaaaagggaataatgaaactcaccgtattgtattttgtagtaaaaatacatatgacgacattgaacaactaaacaatgtagggttggcctcggattcacgaacctatatcatttgtatatatattaatacacattattgcaatcgaacaattgtatatatatgaatttattaattatgtcatatttatattaataatatgtatatatcttcatatttttattttgtgtataaaagtataaattttattatgttgtgtattaattatatatttatttatatatatcatttgtttgaaaagtagtaataatgttaaaataatattaaatatggtaaaattatattaattataatacttaagtttTCTTATAAAGGCAATAATGTTAATATTCCTATTAgtgatagtactaataatgatattaatgataataactataaaagtattaattttgctgttaatgatagttatgataatgattttagcagttacataatagtaatattcatgatGATACTTctaatcatattagtggtaatattaataataatcttaatattaatattaatgatgataattctaataatgataatcattcttataataataataatgataacattagtaataatacttatgttcattaaaattgataataacactaatgatacttattttatttTCATAATAGCACTAATtaaaataatcataatcataataataatactacttgtaaTGATCATAACGATGGTAAACTTTaataatcttgtaataataataatttcgataatgatattaatactaatcctaaatgataataataataataataatactaatacttaataataatatcaatcaataataataacaataataacaacaacaataacaatctataataataatagtagtaataataataataataataataataataataataataataataagtgaaactACCTTATTAGCCTTTTCCAAAAAAATATGCCACGCACgaggctcgaaccctagacctcccaCTAACACACTAACACCCAAGACCATCCAAGCTATTCTGTTTTCTTGATTAATACACATTCTATGTTTATTTAAACCTGTTATAATCTGTTGCCctaatcttcatcttcttcaccacatCCAAATCGATCAGAGACTAAATTAAGGGACATCAGAAATAAATTAAATCTTGGATTGGGACAGAAACAAACGTGATGATGATTTAATTACCAGACacgaaaaaaaaaatcaaagaatGGCAGTCGCTAtattcaaataaaaaaaatatatatgaactCATAATTTGATTTTACAATTAAACTGTTTTGAGACCCCAATCCCTTAATGAAAAATGTTTCTTATTAACCAGTAAATACTCTACAAACATCCTATTGACCTGAATCAAATTATAACTCGCGAATTTGAATGATTTAAAATCGTTTGACTTTTACAACtagaactttgacttcgaaattcgg
This genomic interval carries:
- the LOC139902638 gene encoding ABC transporter C family member 14-like, yielding MTFMSLITSPLCVSNSATEANTSMISFILLSPCSQKLLLASIDSIFLFITFVFAIRKLYSKSTSQNSNDKTIIEPLVAKSPVSVQTNIWFKLCLLASIVLAVLATVLSVFGIIESTETTLKLINGICWLIQAISFVTIAILIFHETKIQSITHPVSVRIFWAANFVAIALIAYSSIVGLVNNFQLSKISDVITSISLPFSAFFLIASLYGSTGISVTPESKLDELNKSSNVSGWASASIISKTFWLWLNPLLKKGYKTTLTIDDIPTLSPEHRAEKMSLMFEQNWPKPEENSKHPVRTTLIRCYWKDIAFTGVLATVKLSVGYVGPLLIQRFVNVTSGKSTNQFEGYYLVLVLLVAKFIEVLSSHHFNFHSQKLGMLIRSSLITSLYKKGLRLSCSARQSHGVGQIVNYMAVDAQQISDVMLQIHAIWLMPLQVVVALAILYVYLGLSTVNYESPL